In Plasmodium vinckei vinckei genome assembly, chromosome: PVVCY_13, a single genomic region encodes these proteins:
- a CDS encoding Qa-SNARE protein, putative, producing the protein MDRYNDFIYLCKKHDNNINFTRRDIKCKDNFLIKSSEIYTKIFSNREYIDNNTLKSYGLFFVSSKYEDITKKSRIKNKDNLSYSINRISNEIKNLQPQTDIHKSVLNCLTNLLSIFVDILNKYEQNLSSYHVKLNKYTNFYFYDTNNIKCNLNYLNTLNNYIYASYTPDTQLKQNGNNDFYDTFKASSLNINTSQGMGYKEPENLNYDKKYSNDINYLNNEQNIKKNVNYYDRNNEFSKPEKSASYNKETTNTLIKQNVKTNLIKNIDNNNVNKNLRNRKKKQVVYDPLILEEEEREKKKENRFNEGYELNNNQKLEFKKFVDLFEKEENTYIMETKNKIAKINNLMNIFVNKIYEQNENLKMIEHIVEESIENVSQGNTYLTKIKNKKSMNSLIFFVLICTSIFLFIFDFFR; encoded by the coding sequence ATGGACCGGTATAAtgatttcatatatttatgtaaaaagcatgacaataatataaactTTACAAGAAGggatataaaatgtaaagaCAATTTTTTGATTAAAAGCAGCGAAATATATACCAAGATATTTAGTAATCGCGAGTACATAGATAATAATACTTTAAAATCATATGGCTTATTCTTTGTAAGTAGTAAATATGAGGATATTACCAAAAAAAGCCggattaaaaataaagataatttatcatattcaATAAATAGAATATCAAATGAGATTAAAAACTTACAGCCCCAAACAGATATACACAAATCTGTTTTGAACTGCTTAACAAATCTGTTAAGTATATTTGTTGACATtcttaataaatatgaacaaaatttaaGTAGTTATCATgtcaaattaaataaatatacgaatttttatttttatgataccaacaatattaaatgtaatttaaattatttaaacacattaaataattatatatatgcttcCTATACCCCTGATACAcaattaaaacaaaatggaaataatgaTTTTTATGATACCTTTAAAGCTAGTTCCCTGAATATAAACACTTCTCAAGGCATGGGGTATAAAGAGCCGGAAAATTTAAactatgataaaaaatatagcaatgatataaattatttaaataacgaacaaaatataaaaaagaatgtaaattattatgatcGTAACAATGAATTTTCAAAGCCTGAAAAAAGTGCctcatataataaagagACTACCAATACCCTTATCAAGCAAAATGTGAAgacaaatttaattaaaaatattgataataataatgtgaataaaaatttacggaacagaaaaaagaaacagGTAGTATATGACCCGCTCATTTTAGAGGAAGAAGAAagagaaaagaaaaaagaaaatcgATTTAATGAGGGttatgaattaaataataaccaGAAATTagaattcaaaaaatttgtagatttgtttgaaaaagaagaaaatacatatataatggaaactaaaaataaaatagctaaaataaataatttaatgaatatatttgtaaataaaatatatgaacaaaatgaaaatttaaaaatgattgAACATATAGTAGAAGAAAGTATAGAAAATGTTTCTCAAGGGAATACTTATTTaactaaaataaaaaacaaaaaaagtatgaactcacttatattttttgttctaaTATGTAcatctatttttttgtttatatttgatttttttcgaTAA